tgtctgtaatataatttgattgtgcaaaataagataAAGCACATTGGCTGATTCTAATAGTTCACTTTAAAGCCTATGTAAGCCCCTACGATGATGTACCgatattatcagcatgttggccgattccaagatttcattttaaagccagtatCGGCTCACGCAAATAATACGCCAacattatcgtgcatccctacagAAAAGCAGTGGTAGGGTGCTGGGGAGCGCTTAATTAAAAAAGCACTACCGgcatgtgggttttgtttctatgaaAATACCTTGACATTAGCATTCTCTCGGTAACTAACATAACACTACATTAACAGAGGGTTGAATACACGGTTAACAACAAGCTTACTCTCACAAGCAACATCCAGCATCTGATGGCTGATCTGCTCCCACAAAcaggcttttctgtctttgttgtgacaaCAGTAGTGACATCACCAGCACCTTTCTGAAAAATTAAGAAATATTTTAAACTAGAATGGCTGGGAGCAGCTGCACAGAAGAGGCAGAGCGCTCTGAAAAGTGATGCTGGGTGCTCTGCTTTTTCTCTTGGCAGATGTATATGCTCTTTCCCTAATGAGAACTGAAAAAGGACGCCAGTGTTAAGAAAGAGTGCTGTGTGTACAGAGACGgtaatatgtatgaattttgagaTGCTTACTGCACCCTCACTAACTGGAAGCTTGGTCAATCGACCACAGGAGGTGCTTCTTCTGGATTGTTATCATCATCTACTGAAAAATATTAAGAAGCCAAATGATTAAGCACAACAAAAAGTCAGGATGTACTCTAACGACTATCTATTAAACCCCAGAGATTAACTTAAAATTTCAAGACAAAACCTGAACTTTAAATCCCCAAATGTGTTTCCATAACACAGTTCTTTTAGGCTTGATATGAAACTGAGTTCGACACAGTTTAACATGTTGAGaggaaaaactttatttaaattaaaaaccaaAGCAATAATGTATCAGTGAGCATGGTCAGCACTGCGACAGGAGGCcacacacgcccacacacacacacacgcccacacacacacacacacacacacacacacacacacacacaaataggtACACAGTATAAACACCTTAGCCTGTGTCTGACAGCTAAACATAACACTTACAGCAGTGATACACAAGGAAACTTTATGACAGCATTGCCCTTTTGATTACCAATAAACTCCACGCCAGTAAAGATCTGATACGGTTTCCTCAACCAGCACTCTGTATTGCTTATTGATACTGAAAATACTGACCACCTACTGTTAGGTCACCTTATGTATCGCCACGATTTTTACGCTTATCAGCATGTCAAGGTCACAAAACCAAAATACACACCTATCGCACGTAACACAAATTATCTTTCGTACGCCTGACACACACTCCTCACACATCCAGATTATTCTACCCTTTGGAAACTTTCAgcaatatgttttatttatttaaaacatgtttgtgaaCTTAATGCTTGGAGAAGAAAATAACGGCAACCCATGCACGGGaaaaacatcaaacaaaaaacagcaaaaaaaccaaaaagttCAGATCATGAGTCTGGCTGTAGGGCACATTCACTCAGGggcaagaggaggaagaggagacgaGGAAGATGATGAGAGGGGCAGCTGCAGAGCACAGTGGGTAATAACAACGGGTCAGTTTCTCAGCATTATTACACCTCTGAGGTGTGTTCGTGTGGCGATGCGGCAAAGAGGAATTATTCACAGCATAGTTATTGATTGTCCAGTGTCTGTGTGCTCTCCTTGTTGAGGATAGCGTTACGTGTGCAGAGCCAAAGTGGCGACAGAGTTTGGTCAGGTTGGACTGTGAAAGGCATGTTGCCCTTTCCTCTAGAGCTTGGGGGCGAACATGTCAAGATACCACCAATTCTTTAACACTACCCGGCTTTAATGTTTGTCAACAACTGCAACGGTAGAAGCAAGCATGGCGGCCAGTGACTCATCCAACACTGTCTGGAGCTTTCAGGAAGTTTGCATGAATTTTGGCAGTCTGAGGTGGagattattttcattctaaaaaGACGACCCGACAGGTTTTTGGAGAAAGAGACATCTTTCTTGAGCAACATTGGAAGTAAACAAGCCAGAGGGCTCGAAGGGAACCAGAATACTGAATCATTGTGGTCATTTTAGGTTGACGTCACATGTGGTGGATTTATCGTTTAATTTTCATTCTAACGCTGGAATGAAAAGCTGTAAAAAGTGAAATTCTTCTTTCCTCAAGTTCACGTCCTTTCCTTAGCGTTTCAtgcccctccctcttcccttccTTTTACATTAAAGTATACACAGTGTCTCCTCTGACATTGGtaccccctcctctcctcttaccACCTCAAATTCAAGTCTGGCTTTCTTTACAGCATGGCAAAACAGCCCCCCCCTCCCATAATCCTCCGAAACTggctcttctcctcctcaacaccaCCTTTGGCTGAGCACGCTTTTTACTTGCGGTATTCCCCTCCAGCAGTCCTTCAACACCGCTCTCCCACCCCCAAAGTTGAGCCTATCCCCTCTTACAGCGTGGCAGTATCATTCTCCGGCAATGCCTCGGCACCCTTCGCACCCCCCCGTTCCCCCTTTCTGATATCTTGTCCCCCTTTCTCGCTCCTAGGTCCCAACAATCGCTGGGTCGTGGGCAGCATCCGGCAGTGCTGCGTCCTGGCAGTGGTAGAGGAAGCAGTTGCCCCAGCAGCTGTAGCAGATGAGGAAGAGGGCAGCCAGGAAGACCAAGGCACAGATGGTGCAGGGCTTCCTCTCCAGCAAGAAGCTGAGCAGGTAGAAGCCCATGAACATGGAGTGGTTGAACCACAGCGCTGGGTTCAGCGGCTTAGGGATGAGCAGCACGGGGAGTAGCCACTGTAAGCAATACATTGTCTCTTTTTATGAAGCACGTTGGCACAGGGTCTCTGTTCGACTGGTACAGTTCAATCCTGGGTTGATTGAGGTCGCTGAAGGACGAGGATGGAGGAGACTTGGAGTGGGGCGGGGGGCAACACACCTTAGCAGATGGGAAGATGTGGGAGAGTCGTCCTATCCGACAGAGCTGGGGTGATGGAGGAACAGGTCACAGAAGCCAGATGTTTCGTCGTCAGGTCATCCCTGGAGAGCAGAGGGCAGAGAAGAGAAAAGTCTGAGGATTTTAAATCCTAAGCATCTAAAAAGTTTGGccaactagggctgcaactgatACTTATTTTAATCAATGAATctgccttttattttgttgataaCTATTGATTGTTGTATTTGATTGTTCGAGTTCTATTTGCTAATAAAAGGGAAACTTCCAAGAGCCCAGAGGGATGTCGTTATATTCAATTTACTGTcacatgacaaagaaaagcagcaaatcctcatgACTGAGGAACTGGAACAAGGCAATTGTTTGACAATTTCTGGCTTGAAAATTGactgggggaaaaaattgaTTCTCAAAATAGTGGCTGATATTTTTTATGACAATTGAGTGACTGTTTTAGCTCCGGCTAGGGCTGCTAAATTAATTTATCCTAATCACAggagctgcatttttttgttaaaggtAAAATATGTCACAGCatatcaataaaataaagtatcATTGTGCTACAGAGATGCCCTGGCCTACAAATCAAATCACAGACATAAGGAAAAATGCTTGTTTGGCACAGACTGCAGTAATTATCACCTCAACATCATTTTATATTCTTTTTAGTGAAAATTAACGAATGAATcgatatcaacaacatccatcAAAATAATTGctatataactttttttttttacatatcgTGCAGCTGTAGCTCCAGCCTAAACACCCTGTGAGTGTACTAGTACTGCTAAAAGAAAATGATTATTAGataatatatacacacaataaCCAACGATGACTATTTGTATGGACAAAGCCATTTATAGCAAATCCATATACAGCTAATCCTGTATACGTGCAACAGAGCAAAGCTTGATACAAACTGAGTTTCACTGTAAAGCTGAAACAATTTGTTGATTGTTGACTGTTCTTAGATTTCTATGATATCAATAAGATTAGAGTTTTGAACAGGTTTattggacaaacaaaacaatatggGTTTTGCAAAATTGTGATGCgcctttttcatttaaaaaaataataataaatttctGACATTTATGGACTAACAATAAAGAGAATCACAGAAATAATCCCcccataaataaaaaatgacatttcaTTTACACTTTTTACACATGCTGACCATGCCACTTTGGCAAGAGAAGACTCACAGTGCTTCACAACATTAGTGTGTGAACCCAAAACTCCATCTTTATGAATCACCTGCCTTTCATGCACACTTCTCTAGGAGCCACTCCTTTAACAGCTACACAAGACTGCACATTTGGCACAGGCATCACATTTGTGTTTATAAATAAACTCTGAAATACATATGGGCTTTAGAGGAAACAGGTGAAATTTCAGACCTATTTATAGACTAGCTATCACACTAAAAGGATAGAGTTCACCTGACATGCAATTTAGGCAGGATAATGTTTCATATTACAATGGGGTTTGGCAGCTAAAGGGAATGTCATTATCTCCCACAATAACCAAGACGTGACTAATCAGTGTCCAAGCCCGTGATTAAGAATAAAGTAAACATTTAGCCAAGTATTTCCAAGGCTTACTTCCTTGTAAGGGCCTGAGACTCGTAGCATAGCCGCTCGGCTAACGTTAATTAGCTACGCACTAAGCAGCCCCATGCTATTATACGAATACCAAATGACTAATATAAAGTGTCTAACGACATTAATGGGTTTGACTGATTATAATGAAGCAAAACAATTCACTTTAATGTGAGTCGGAGTCACAAACTGCGGTGACACTGGCGTTAAAGCAGCTGGTCTCAACAGGAAAACTGGCTGCGGCTGGATGAAGGACAAAAGCTGTCAGTTACAGCTGCTAGCATGCACTGACTACCTCCTGTTCACATAACTTTAAACACAATCATGTTGCTATAACTAACTAGCATTAATATTAGCTAGCTATCAAGGTTGATTCGCAAACATTCAGCTAAACAACTTACGTTCACTTGCAGTTGTGACCCGAGTAAGTTCGCTAACGTTAGTTGAGTCTAGCTAACGTTGAGTTAACAATCGTCTAGGTTAGTCAAATAAGGACACACTGTctggttatttattttgttacctGACGTCACCTTGACTGCCCAATCTTGAAACTAGTTGACAAGAAACGATCAGATTAGCCCACTCCCAGATGTACGGATAAAGGGACAGAACCAAACCCCGTTCAACAAACAACTAATTTAAATGTTGTCAGGCTTGTAGTTGAAATCAAACGCACTATGAGGCATCATACAAACTAATTTTAGAGCCCGACCAATCGCTCGTTTTTTCGGCACACAGCATGTAAACTAAAGAGCACTTTAATGAACTCATTTTAACATTTAGAACTGTCTCAGCTACACTCGCCTTACACAAATAATGTTAGCCTTCGCAGTGGGCGGTAACGTTAGTTAGCAGCGTGAGCCACTTCTAAAAGTAACGTTAGCACGTTTTAAGGATTCAGTCAATCTGCTCGGTGGTTGAAGTGTCCGATTGTGACATAAATGTCAACAGTTGAGTTGCTTTCTAAGTTACAAGCAAGGCCAGTACAAACCGCCAACGTGGAAGGGTAGTTTGGCATTAGCATTCTCTCCGTAGACGAAACAGCACTACGTAGCTAGGTTAgcttaaaaatcaaaatatcaaGCGCCTGTATTGTAGCGTGAACAATGCAGCTAGCCACCAAAGTGACACAGACTGACGTATCTGTAAGATCTGCGGtctgtgttttaatgtatttgtaatAGAAATTGGACAAACCTGACGTGTTTAGGGCTCATTCTCAGCAGAGGGTTACCATCAACACCAGTCCTGTCTGCACTGCTGACTGCTGACTGCGAACATAGCAGCCGTTTAGCGACCATTAGCTTTAGCTTCAAGGACCCCTGGTGCAAAGCTGAGGCCAAGCAGAGAGGTTTAGAGGACTGAGCTCTGCCTGACTACATATCGCTGCACTCACTGGAGCACGTTATATTCACCAGTCAGCAGcagtggaggaagtattcagatatttaacttaaataaaagtagGCCTACTATATAGCTCATTAAAAATACTATGTTTGAAGTAAAGTCATGTATTTAAGTAAACGTATGAATCTGAATCAGCTTTATTGGCTAAGTGTGCACACATAGAGGAGATTGGTAGATGGAGCACACTTATATTCACATTGACAGTGATGATATTTACATGTTAAAAATCTGTATTATCTGTAAAAGTATGTAcaatacaccgatcagccaaaacattaaagccactgacaggtgaagtgaataactttgattattttgttccaatgcattgttctgctgggaaacatttggttctggcattcatgtggataccacctgacatgttccacccactcaaacaccgttgcagaccaagtaccccccctcttggcaacagtactccccaatggcagtggccccccagcaggataatgcaccatgccacactgcaaacatgacTCATGAATGGCCCaaagaatgtgacaaagacctcaaagtgtcaacctggcctccaaattctccaggtcccaatctgaatgagcatctgtggcacgtgccattaacccacctcacaacccactggactaaatggatctgccgccaacgcactggtgccagacaccgcaggacactcccagagatcctgtgtccatgcctccacAGGTTGGACACTCCccttggattaggggtacatctggggtaccggcacatcacaggaatccttgagcagattgggacctgggcTGTTGAATACATCTTTGTTGATGCTACATACTTAAGTCATGTCTGCATGACTGTCGCTTTTGGCCAGGAGAAGATGTCTTCAGGTGGTGTCCAACTTTCACTGGGCGTTTCGACTCTAAACCACAACACCCTCCAGTTGGCGGGCCCGGCAGTGATGGCCAGTCACTGCCCATCTTCTCCTGGCCCCCAGCTCAACTCCTCCCTCCTATTCCAGAGCCAACAAGATGCTCTTTCCGCTGCCTCCCCCAGCCTGCGGACAGCAgtcttcctctcccttcctGCTACTCCCAGAGCTGTGAGTGTCTTCCACACAGACTGTGCTAGGAATCCCCTGCACCCGACCTCAACTGGGAATAGCGAGGCCTGCCATCCCTCGTCCCTGCACTGCTCGACAAGGTCCTGGTATTTGGAAGCCTTCCTCTCGTACGCCTCCTCACATCTGTCTTCCCACGGGACTGTCAGTTCGATCAGGATGATCGTTTTTGCCTCCTCTGACCACAAGACCAAGTCGGGCCTCAGCGATGTGGGGGAACTGGGGGAAGACTAGTCTCCTTCCCAgggaaatttagaagccaggttgacaccttgagcATTTTAACGCTCCACAGGTAatttctaaacagtttttgtggAGTGGCATGCTGCTTTTGTCTGCTGGTGCAGAAAACTGTTTCGTGGGACCATTGTATTTTTGCATGAACAGTTATCAGAACAATATAATTTGCCATCGATGGACTAATAGGTTCAGCTCTACTTGTATGGTTTCATATGTTTCATGTACAAAAATCTCAATTTGTAAAGTAAGTAAAGCTGCCAAATGAATGTAGTGAAATAAAAAGTAGAGACTTGATGCTTGTATAAAGGACAGTTTAAGATTATACCAGGCTCAATTCTTGCTAAAAAGAATTGTCATTTTGCAAGTATATTACGGCCCGTATTCCTCTGTCCCACTGACATCCATTGTGACCTCAAAACTGTCAAGCATCAGTGGGTCACACAGTTGTACTGCGTGAGAAAATGATTGTTGATTTTGGTATTTTCATGGTATTTgttaacaataacaaaacaagaaTGATACCACCTGCCATATTGTTTGAATCACAATTTTGTCTAAGCATCCACCTCTGGGGCCAAAAACTGAAGCCAActtggaagtgccaaaaactgcagttctttgaatgaccacttgaggctgactccagaagttactcagtccccatagacccccgtGTTCAAATGTCaatctttacagcagaaattaacatgtttacagcctggtacaaaaacagtttgggtcTGTATAGCTAGCTTCGTAACATGCTAACTGCATGGGGGTGGACTTCTAtttaactcacccatttacattttattaaggtttaagtcatgcatatttaagggtggggccgcttgactgacaggctgtctgccagcTGTCACCAAAGTCTATGcatcagatccacccctcgctcctcaccctcaccctcccatccaaatatggtcacctctggctccaaaaaagcaAGACTGCAACAGCCGAAAtaccaaactcaaggcttcaaaaaaGGAGTCCACAAGCCAGTGGGTGgcgtcacagtagctacatctgTTATTTTATAAAGTCTGATTTTGACACAAGAGTCCTCTTTATGGCAAGGccaaaaaatagatttaaaaaaatgcaggaCCCAAAACAACAAATCATTTGTCTATTCTTATATTTTCTAGACTCAATTATTGGGAAAGTTCAGGGTTGTGGGAGCAAGAAATGAcaagaaattacattttctcCAAACTTTATTTCTCATGTTTAACTTattacacagacaaacaaaagagTAAGACAGTACATGATAAAAATGCATATAAACAGACATACaaaaaagtgtaaaataaattaacagaaataaaatacctGGGATGGATGAATAAAAATTTAACAAAACGTTTACCTGGTTAAAAATCTTACCAGGAGTCTaactttgttatttttatacagaCAAAGGGTCACTTGTTTTTTGCTACAACTGAATGCCTATCGACTTGCACTAGCACCGCtaacaaatgcaaacacacatgagGCTGCTATCAGATtctgagaagaaaaaacatcCGTGAGAATTTAAATGATCAGAATCTGTAAAGCGTTCAGTCGAAAAGCAACAAAATtcgtctccaccaaactttcCCATTCAGGGTTTCAGCAAATAAAAGCAACAGAAGCTGTATGTTTTGTTATATTGGTGCTTGCTGCAGTGCTGAAAGCTACATGCTCGTCTATTCTGTCGTCCAGTGGAGGACAAGAGGACTGTTGTCCTGCCGGTATCGTGTGCTCTTAGAAACAGATAATCTACATCGCGGGGAGTCATTCAGGATGGACGCTCGTGAGCTCCTTTATGTACTGAATGCTCCATGAATCCTGCTTAGCTGACAAAGTGCATATCAATCAGCGTAGTTTATAGTGAAGCCATATACAGTATTGTTACATCGAGAAAAGTCAGAGTAAAAGAGCCGAAACACAGGCAACATCTTGATGAAATGCAAATGGGCAATACTACCTGTAACAGGAATGGAGACCGACAACTGCGGGAACAaaatcatcattaaaaaaatcaatctgAATAAAAGTACACAACAAACAATGTTGAATAGCTGCAAGTAATTGTCTCCATCTCCATTCCAGTTAACTGAACAGTGACTCGAGTCGTCTTACAGAGAACCAGACAGAAATATTTCAAATGATGTCTGCCCATCTGATGTGTGACATTACTGTGTGTGCTGTTTGGTAACTAGCCAGTGTTTTATTACTGGTGCCCCTGAACTTTTCAAGTCCAGTATGAGTCCCATTGAAGGCCAGACACCCCaggtaaaaacagtttttaatgcACTGGTCAATTTCGAGATATGGGGCTATTttgcttcctcttcttcttctagtCTTCTTTCAGACTAGTGAAAGGAAAACATCCAAAGAACACATCTTCAGTTTTATGTTCTGGAAACGTAtgcaaaaaaagttttaattagATGCATAATTTGCATATTCACGTAAAATTCAGGAAAAAATTGGAATACAAAAATAATTGTCCCAAATATAAGTAATCAACTGAGGAAGCTTTCCGCAGATATTTAGTCGTGAAAATCTTTACCCTAGTTTATTCCTTTGTTGTCTAAAAATGTATGAACTTCTCCAATACATGTTTAGTTTTTTCTCATACTCTGagccaaaaatgtccacttcaATAACAGTTTTATTCCTCTCTATATTAAAGAGGGGTTCATTCATATATAATCATAGCCTCATTTATAGAGCATTTTATTGCTAAAAACATGgcataaatatataataaatatatatttttatggcTGTCAGCAGTACTTTTTGATTTACAGAGTAATAAAAAGAGATATCCAAAATTCCCTATGTAAATTAGTTTACCTCTAATATgaggacaaaaagaaacaagaatTTTGAACTTTGCTTCTTTCAGTGTTTAGATTATTGTTCCGGAAATGTACGCAAATCAGCTCATTTTAATTAGATGATACATTTGCATAATTAAATATacaatttcagaaaacttgtaatttgaaaaacatttgTCTTACTGTAAGTCATCAgctggggaagtttcatggtgatattgATCATTTTAAAACTTTACCGTATTCACCTGGGGTGTGTCCCCTCAAATGTTGGTTATGGTCCAACATGATTGTAGTAACTCATATGATTTCAGTGACTATGAATGACCAGAAAGGCTCAGACATGATCGTAGTGTGCAGTAGTGACTTGGACATGACCCTGCTGACTTCGAGTTGACTATGTTCATTCACACATGACCGTAGTCGCTTCCAGATGACCATAGTGACTGGGACATTAATACAACTTTGGACATGACTATAGTGACTTGACTGtgttgacttggacttgactatGTTCATTCAGAGATGACGATAGGGACTCAGACATGACCAACGTGCCTGGAGTGTAAACACAACTTTAGACGTAACTATAGTGACTTGAACATGACCGTGCCGACTTGGACTTGACAATGTTCATTCAGACATGACTGTAGTGACTTTGACATGACTGTAGTGACTTGAACATGACCATGCCAACTTGGACTTGACTATGTTCATTTAGACATAAAGTGACTCGGGCATGATCACAGTGACTCAAATGGGACTCGGACATGACGGTTTTGATTCAGACATGGACTGGACAATCAAACATGCTGTCATAATCTGGTGTGTTAtgttactgttttatttttagtgcCTTTTGTAACAACTTAGTTGACTTGGGCGTGACTGGAAAGACTTGGATATGGCAGAGGTGATTCAGAGATGAATATACTGATTTGATCACAGCGACTCGAACATGACCATGGTGATTCGGACATGCCTTTGATGACTCAGACttcaacatttaacattaaaacaacacagactTAGGGCTCGACTTGGACTTGGGGTTTGGTGACTCGACTTCAACACTGTAACTAGATATTTTTTGTTCAGGCTTTTGGCCTCTAGATGTTGCCCATGTGTCATCACCTCAAGAGTTAGCCCGGAGCGTACAGCAGCCATTCCAACACTATTGAGAAAAAAAGCATATTAGGCTAACAGGACGTAAATATAGCAATCACATGACTGGTTGTAGAGTGAACAGTAAACATCCTCGGCGATTACAACCATTCCTATGAGCAAAACAGAGATATTTCTgtcactgtatgtaatacattTAACATGATGCAGCATTTCAATGATGATAGTCGCTATTTCCAAGAGGAATCGATAAAGTGCCAAAACCTTACTTCCAAAGTTGCTACAGGCTGTACTTCCTGTTCAGTGAGGAGAAGCTAAGAGGAGTCGCTGTTGTCTCAGGAGTCAGACATCAGGGTGAAACCACTGAACATCTCttaagttttaatgtttttaagggAAGTTCTTGATTTAACTTAATGAATTTTCTATATTCTTGATTTTACTTCAGCTCTACGCGAAATTCAgagttgtctgcacacagttctcaatATGCAAGTGActgagccagcagctagcagctaacagtgctaacttgGTAAGCAgtgctaaacaacagcaacattctTAAACTTCATGAATTTTGGATATTCTTGATTTAACTTGATCTCTATGGATAATTCAGAGTTGTCTGTACACAGCactcaacatggagggggctgagccagcagctagcagctaatggtgctaaacaatggcaacattCTTTGACTTCATGAATTTTGGATATTCTTGATTTAACTTTGACTCTGTGTGTCACGTTTCAGAGTTGCCTGCACATGGTTCTCAGCATtaaggtggctgagccagcagctagcagctaacgacgctaaacaatggcaacattCTTTGACTTAATGAATTTTGGATACTCTTGATTTAACTTGCGCTCTATGTGAAATTCAGAGTTGTCTGCACgtagttctcaacatggaggtggctgggcCAACAGCTAGCAGCCAACAGTGctaaacaatggcaacattCTTTGACTTAATGAATTTTGGATACTCTTGATTTAACTTGCGCTCTATGTGAAATTCAGAGTTGTCTGCACgtagttctcaacatggaggtggctgggcCAACAGCTAGCAGCCAACAGTGCTAAACAAAAGCAACATTCTTTAACTTCATGAATTTTGGATATTCTTGATTTAACTTGGGCTCTATGCGAAATTCAgagttgtctgcacacagttctcaacatgaaggtggctcagctggcagctagcagctaacagtgttaactcTGTAAGCAgtgctaaacaacagcaacattctTAAACTTCATGAATTTTGGATATTCTTGAATTTACTTGGGCTCCACATGAAATTCAgagttgtctgcacacagttctcaacatggagggggcTGTGCCAACAGTGAGCAGCTAACAGTGGTAACTCAGTAAGCAgtgctaaacaacagcaacattgctaacagagctaaccgTGTTAACCAAGGGAAACTGGAA
This region of Epinephelus fuscoguttatus linkage group LG1, E.fuscoguttatus.final_Chr_v1 genomic DNA includes:
- the LOC125903329 gene encoding bladder cancer-associated protein, whose translation is MYCLQWLLPVLLIPKPLNPALWFNHSMFMGFYLLSFLLERKPCTICALVFLAALFLICYSCWGNCFLYHCQDAALPDAAHDPAIVGT